Proteins found in one Hevea brasiliensis isolate MT/VB/25A 57/8 chromosome 18, ASM3005281v1, whole genome shotgun sequence genomic segment:
- the LOC110659223 gene encoding GPI ethanolamine phosphate transferase 1 isoform X2: MGGSDGILGRKEGEGMISEARRRKKWLKRRERWLVILGVILHAVYMLSIFDIYFKTPIVHGMDPVKPRFKAPAKRLVLLVADGLRADKFFEPDSEGNYRAPFLRSIIKNKGRWGVSHARPPTESRPGHVAIIAGFYEDPSAVTKGWKANPVEFDSVFNRSRHTFSYGSPDIVPIFCGALEHSTWETYPHEFEDFATDASFLDEWSFDQFQSLLNRSNEDPKLKELLLQDNLVIFLHLLGCDSNGHAHRPFSSIYLNNVKVVDNIAQRVYALLEDYYKDNSTAYIFTADHGMSDKGSHGDGHPSNTDTPLVVWGAGVKYPKPISRDGHSDHDFHFVDEHTHDMPTPVDWGLNGIERVDVNQADIAPLMSTLLGLPCPVNSVGNLPLGYVDMIEAEEVEAVLANTKQILNQFLRKSQIKQSNSLYFKPFKPLSQHFSLLEHIEYLISVRDYQIAMSLTQKLRSLALQGLHYFQTYDWLMLMTVITLGYLGWMVYLILHVLQSYTSLAEKILKMEQATEQKNKIGKVYLFGCLLMGAIFVLLYVEHSPPLYHAYFAMTVFLWTQILSECRFVKALWRHLSGKKFNYAIKLLATCAISIIFLEFLVNSFTERKLYTWCFLIVGIIASLYLFKSIRWRSGIPIFICFACWCLSVFTLMPAEIPDNNELVIAGGVIIVTVGAAARWLDQHSEGNKHWSSICYHETDKSRHSMLFYVQVLLVGLSSIMVSLSTSHRTEKQELHSIHQLINWTLAGFSMVLPLFSENGLLSRLTSIFLGFAPTFLLLSIGYEAVFYGALALVLMAWILFENTILHLTKGKKFSKLEEHTTLENERCLQLSDMRIPLVFMVLFNVAFFGTGNFASIASFEISSVYRFITVFSPFLMAALLIFKLFIPFMLVM; the protein is encoded by the exons ATGGGGGGCAGCGATGGGATCTTGGGGCGCAAAGAAGGTGAAGGAATGATATCAGAAGCACGCAGAAGAAAGAAATGGCTTAAGAGGCGAGAGAGATGGCTTGTAATACTTGGTGTGATCCTTCACGCTGTCTATATGTTAAGTATCTTCGATATTTACTTCAAGACCCCAATTGTCCATGGCATGGATCCTGTCAAACCTCGCTTCAAGGCCCCAGCGAAACGTCTTGTACTCCTTGTTG CGGATGGTTTACGTGCTGATAAGTTTTTTGAGCCGGATTCAGAGGGAAATTACAGAGCTCCATTTTTGAGGAGTATAATTAAAAACAAAGGCAGATGGGGAGTTTCTCATGCTCGACCCCCTACAGAATCAAGGCCTGGACACGTTGCTATAATCGCTGGTTTTTATGAGGACCCTAGTGCAGTCACAAAAG GCTGGAAAGCTAATCCAGTTGAGTTTGATTCAGTTTTTAACCGAAGCAGGCATACATTTTCTTATGGTAGCCCTGATATTGTCCCAATATTCTGTGGCGCCTTGGAACACAGTACATGGGAGACCTACCCTCATGAATTTGAAGACTTTGCAACTG ATGCTTCCTTTTTGGATGAGTGGTCTTTTGATCAATTTCAGAGCCTTCTGAATAGGTCCAATGAAGACCCAAAGTTGAAGGAGTTACTTCTACAGGATAATCTTGTTATATTTCTGCATCTACTTGGCTGTGATTCAAACGGTCATGCTCATCGGCCCTTTTCATCCATCTATCTCAATAATGTTAAGGTTGTAGACAACATAGCTCAACGTGTTTATGCTCTTCTTGAAGATTATTATAAGGACAATAGTACAGCATATATATTTACAGCTGATCATGGAATGAGTGATAAAG GTAGTCATGGAGATGGGCATCCTTCAAATACTGATACTCCCCTTGTTGTTTGGGGAGCAGGTGTCAAATATCCCAAGCCAATTTCTAGAGATGGCCATTCTGATCATGATTTTCATTTTGTTGATGAACATACCCATGACATGCCAACGCCAGTAGATTGGGGCCTGAATGGGATTGAAAGGGTGGATGTGAATCAAGCTGATATTGCACCCCTCATG TCTACGCTTCTTGGTTTACCATGCCCTGTTAACTCAGTTGGAAATTTACCACTTGGATATGTTGATATGATTGAG GCAGAGGAAGTTGAAGCTGTGCTAGCTAATACAAAGCAAATCCTCAACCAGTTTCTTCGCAAATCAC AAATAAAGCAGTCAAACTCATTATATTTCAAGCCATTTAAACCACtgagtcaacatttctctctgtTGGAACACATTGAATATCTAATATCTGTAAGAGACTATCAAATTGCAATGAGTCTGACCCAAAAGCTCAGAAGCTTGGCACTGCAAGGACTTCATTACTTTCAAACGTATGATTGGCTGATGCTGATGACTGTAATTACTCTTGGATATCTTGGTTGGATGGTCTATCTCATTTTGCATGTGCTTCAATCTTATACTTCACTGGCAGAAAAGATATTGAAGATGGAGCAAGCTACAGagcagaaaaataaaattggaAAA gtgtatctgtttggaTGCCTGTTGATGGGAGCAATTTTTGTTCTATTATATGTGGAGCATTCACCTCCTCTATACCACGCATACTTTGCAATGACAGTGTTTCTTTGGACCCAGATACTCAGTGAATGTCGGTTTGTAAAAGCATTGTGGAGACATTTAAGTGGGAAAAAGTTCAATTATGCCATTAAACTTTTAGCTACCTGTGCCATATCAATAATATTCCTAGAATTCCTG GTGAATAGTTTCACAGAGAGGAAACTCTACACCTGGTGCTTCTTAATTGTGGGAATTATagcttctctttatcttttcaaATCAATTCGGTGGAGATCTGGGATACCAATTTTCATTTGTTTTGCCTGTTGGTGTCTGTCTGTTTTTACTTTGATGCCAGCAGAAATACCAGATAATAATGAACTAGT AATTGCAGGTGGAGTTATAATTGTCACAGTTGGAGCAGCAGCAAGGTGGCTAGATCAACATTCTGAAGGGAATAAACATTGGTCAAGTATCTGTTATCATGAAACAGATAAATCCAGGCATTCCATGCTATTTTACGTACAG GTTCTTTTAGTTGGATTATCATCAATTATGGTGTCATTGTCAACGTCTCACAGAACAGAGAAGCAAGAACTGCATTCAATACACCAGTTAATAAATTGGACTCTTGCGG GTTTCTCAATGGTTCTCCCACTTTTCTCAGAAAATGGTCTATTGTCACGACTGACTTCCATATTTCTTGGTTTTGCACCCACATTCCTGCTTCTATCTATTGG ATATGAAGCTGTCTTTTATGGTGCACTTGCTCTTGTACTTATGGCATGGATACTATTTGAGAACACAATTCTTCACTTAACTAAGGGGAAAAAATTTTCAAAGCTTGAGGAACACACTACGTTAGAAAATGAAAGGTGCCTACAGCTTTCTGATATGAGAATTCCATTAGTTTTT ATGGTTTTGTTTAATGTTGCTTTCTTTGGAACGGGGAATTTTGCAAGTATTGCAAGTTTTGAGATTTCATCTGTCTATCGATTCATCACCGTCTTCAGT CCTTTTTTGATGGCAGCTCTTCTTATTTTCAAGTTATTCATACCGTTCATGCTTGTTAT GTAA
- the LOC110659223 gene encoding GPI ethanolamine phosphate transferase 1 isoform X4 gives MRTLVQSQKAGKLIQLSLIQFLTEAGIHFLMVALILSQYSVAPWNTVHGRPTLMNLKTLQLSLLNRSNEDPKLKELLLQDNLVIFLHLLGCDSNGHAHRPFSSIYLNNVKVVDNIAQRVYALLEDYYKDNSTAYIFTADHGMSDKGSHGDGHPSNTDTPLVVWGAGVKYPKPISRDGHSDHDFHFVDEHTHDMPTPVDWGLNGIERVDVNQADIAPLMSTLLGLPCPVNSVGNLPLGYVDMIEAEEVEAVLANTKQILNQFLRKSQIKQSNSLYFKPFKPLSQHFSLLEHIEYLISVRDYQIAMSLTQKLRSLALQGLHYFQTYDWLMLMTVITLGYLGWMVYLILHVLQSYTSLAEKILKMEQATEQKNKIGKVYLFGCLLMGAIFVLLYVEHSPPLYHAYFAMTVFLWTQILSECRFVKALWRHLSGKKFNYAIKLLATCAISIIFLEFLVNSFTERKLYTWCFLIVGIIASLYLFKSIRWRSGIPIFICFACWCLSVFTLMPAEIPDNNELVIAGGVIIVTVGAAARWLDQHSEGNKHWSSICYHETDKSRHSMLFYVQVLLVGLSSIMVSLSTSHRTEKQELHSIHQLINWTLAGFSMVLPLFSENGLLSRLTSIFLGFAPTFLLLSIGYEAVFYGALALVLMAWILFENTILHLTKGKKFSKLEEHTTLENERCLQLSDMRIPLVFMVLFNVAFFGTGNFASIASFEISSVYRFITVFSPFLMAALLIFKLFIPFMLVICVFSAITKLLQVPLLGFYFLVILFSDVMTVHFFFLVRNTGSWMEIGNSISHFGIVSAQVVFVLLLFALTNVYTKDIRIRSDSLSSRKAV, from the exons ATGAGGACCCTAGTGCAGTCACAAAAG GCTGGAAAGCTAATCCAGTTGAGTTTGATTCAGTTTTTAACCGAAGCAGGCATACATTTTCTTATGGTAGCCCTGATATTGTCCCAATATTCTGTGGCGCCTTGGAACACAGTACATGGGAGACCTACCCTCATGAATTTGAAGACTTTGCAACTG AGCCTTCTGAATAGGTCCAATGAAGACCCAAAGTTGAAGGAGTTACTTCTACAGGATAATCTTGTTATATTTCTGCATCTACTTGGCTGTGATTCAAACGGTCATGCTCATCGGCCCTTTTCATCCATCTATCTCAATAATGTTAAGGTTGTAGACAACATAGCTCAACGTGTTTATGCTCTTCTTGAAGATTATTATAAGGACAATAGTACAGCATATATATTTACAGCTGATCATGGAATGAGTGATAAAG GTAGTCATGGAGATGGGCATCCTTCAAATACTGATACTCCCCTTGTTGTTTGGGGAGCAGGTGTCAAATATCCCAAGCCAATTTCTAGAGATGGCCATTCTGATCATGATTTTCATTTTGTTGATGAACATACCCATGACATGCCAACGCCAGTAGATTGGGGCCTGAATGGGATTGAAAGGGTGGATGTGAATCAAGCTGATATTGCACCCCTCATG TCTACGCTTCTTGGTTTACCATGCCCTGTTAACTCAGTTGGAAATTTACCACTTGGATATGTTGATATGATTGAG GCAGAGGAAGTTGAAGCTGTGCTAGCTAATACAAAGCAAATCCTCAACCAGTTTCTTCGCAAATCAC AAATAAAGCAGTCAAACTCATTATATTTCAAGCCATTTAAACCACtgagtcaacatttctctctgtTGGAACACATTGAATATCTAATATCTGTAAGAGACTATCAAATTGCAATGAGTCTGACCCAAAAGCTCAGAAGCTTGGCACTGCAAGGACTTCATTACTTTCAAACGTATGATTGGCTGATGCTGATGACTGTAATTACTCTTGGATATCTTGGTTGGATGGTCTATCTCATTTTGCATGTGCTTCAATCTTATACTTCACTGGCAGAAAAGATATTGAAGATGGAGCAAGCTACAGagcagaaaaataaaattggaAAA gtgtatctgtttggaTGCCTGTTGATGGGAGCAATTTTTGTTCTATTATATGTGGAGCATTCACCTCCTCTATACCACGCATACTTTGCAATGACAGTGTTTCTTTGGACCCAGATACTCAGTGAATGTCGGTTTGTAAAAGCATTGTGGAGACATTTAAGTGGGAAAAAGTTCAATTATGCCATTAAACTTTTAGCTACCTGTGCCATATCAATAATATTCCTAGAATTCCTG GTGAATAGTTTCACAGAGAGGAAACTCTACACCTGGTGCTTCTTAATTGTGGGAATTATagcttctctttatcttttcaaATCAATTCGGTGGAGATCTGGGATACCAATTTTCATTTGTTTTGCCTGTTGGTGTCTGTCTGTTTTTACTTTGATGCCAGCAGAAATACCAGATAATAATGAACTAGT AATTGCAGGTGGAGTTATAATTGTCACAGTTGGAGCAGCAGCAAGGTGGCTAGATCAACATTCTGAAGGGAATAAACATTGGTCAAGTATCTGTTATCATGAAACAGATAAATCCAGGCATTCCATGCTATTTTACGTACAG GTTCTTTTAGTTGGATTATCATCAATTATGGTGTCATTGTCAACGTCTCACAGAACAGAGAAGCAAGAACTGCATTCAATACACCAGTTAATAAATTGGACTCTTGCGG GTTTCTCAATGGTTCTCCCACTTTTCTCAGAAAATGGTCTATTGTCACGACTGACTTCCATATTTCTTGGTTTTGCACCCACATTCCTGCTTCTATCTATTGG ATATGAAGCTGTCTTTTATGGTGCACTTGCTCTTGTACTTATGGCATGGATACTATTTGAGAACACAATTCTTCACTTAACTAAGGGGAAAAAATTTTCAAAGCTTGAGGAACACACTACGTTAGAAAATGAAAGGTGCCTACAGCTTTCTGATATGAGAATTCCATTAGTTTTT ATGGTTTTGTTTAATGTTGCTTTCTTTGGAACGGGGAATTTTGCAAGTATTGCAAGTTTTGAGATTTCATCTGTCTATCGATTCATCACCGTCTTCAGT CCTTTTTTGATGGCAGCTCTTCTTATTTTCAAGTTATTCATACCGTTCATGCTTGTTAT ATGTGTTTTTAGTGCAATAACCAAACTACTGCAAGTTCCACTGTTGGGATTTtattttctggttatattattttcAGATGTGATGACTGTCCACTTCTTCTTCCTG GTAAGAAATACAGGAAGCTGGATGGAAATTGGTAACAGCATCAGCCATTTTGGTATAGTGAGTGCTCAAGTTGTGTTTGTGCTATTACTTTTTGCCCTCACAAATGTTTACACAAAAGACATCCGAATTAGATCAGATAGCTTATCCTCTAGGAAGGCAGTGTAA
- the LOC110659223 gene encoding GPI ethanolamine phosphate transferase 1 isoform X3 codes for MGGSDGILGRKEGEGMISEARRRKKWLKRRERWLVILGVILHAVYMLSIFDIYFKTPIVHGMDPVKPRFKAPAKRLVLLVADGLRADKFFEPDSEGNYRAPFLRSIIKNKGRWGVSHARPPTESRPGHVAIIAGFYEDPSAVTKGWKANPVEFDSVFNRSRHTFSYGSPDIVPIFCGALEHSTWETYPHEFEDFATDASFLDEWSFDQFQSLLNRSNEDPKLKELLLQDNLVIFLHLLGCDSNGHAHRPFSSIYLNNVKVVDNIAQRVYALLEDYYKDNSTAYIFTADHGMSDKGSHGDGHPSNTDTPLVVWGAGVKYPKPISRDGHSDHDFHFVDEHTHDMPTPVDWGLNGIERVDVNQADIAPLMSTLLGLPCPVNSVGNLPLGYVDMIEAEEVEAVLANTKQILNQFLRKSQIKQSNSLYFKPFKPLSQHFSLLEHIEYLISVRDYQIAMSLTQKLRSLALQGLHYFQTYDWLMLMTVITLGYLGWMVYLILHVLQSYTSLAEKILKMEQATEQKNKIGKVYLFGCLLMGAIFVLLYVEHSPPLYHAYFAMTVFLWTQILSECRFVKALWRHLSGKKFNYAIKLLATCAISIIFLEFLVNSFTERKLYTWCFLIVGIIASLYLFKSIRWRSGIPIFICFACWCLSVFTLMPAEIPDNNELVIAGGVIIVTVGAAARWLDQHSEGNKHWSSICYHETDKSRHSMLFYVQVLLVGLSSIMVSLSTSHRTEKQELHSIHQLINWTLAGFSMVLPLFSENGLLSRLTSIFLGFAPTFLLLSIGYEAVFYGALALVLMAWILFENTILHLTKGKKFSKLEEHTTLENERWFCLMLLSLERGILQVLQVLRFHLSIDSSPSSVLF; via the exons ATGGGGGGCAGCGATGGGATCTTGGGGCGCAAAGAAGGTGAAGGAATGATATCAGAAGCACGCAGAAGAAAGAAATGGCTTAAGAGGCGAGAGAGATGGCTTGTAATACTTGGTGTGATCCTTCACGCTGTCTATATGTTAAGTATCTTCGATATTTACTTCAAGACCCCAATTGTCCATGGCATGGATCCTGTCAAACCTCGCTTCAAGGCCCCAGCGAAACGTCTTGTACTCCTTGTTG CGGATGGTTTACGTGCTGATAAGTTTTTTGAGCCGGATTCAGAGGGAAATTACAGAGCTCCATTTTTGAGGAGTATAATTAAAAACAAAGGCAGATGGGGAGTTTCTCATGCTCGACCCCCTACAGAATCAAGGCCTGGACACGTTGCTATAATCGCTGGTTTTTATGAGGACCCTAGTGCAGTCACAAAAG GCTGGAAAGCTAATCCAGTTGAGTTTGATTCAGTTTTTAACCGAAGCAGGCATACATTTTCTTATGGTAGCCCTGATATTGTCCCAATATTCTGTGGCGCCTTGGAACACAGTACATGGGAGACCTACCCTCATGAATTTGAAGACTTTGCAACTG ATGCTTCCTTTTTGGATGAGTGGTCTTTTGATCAATTTCAGAGCCTTCTGAATAGGTCCAATGAAGACCCAAAGTTGAAGGAGTTACTTCTACAGGATAATCTTGTTATATTTCTGCATCTACTTGGCTGTGATTCAAACGGTCATGCTCATCGGCCCTTTTCATCCATCTATCTCAATAATGTTAAGGTTGTAGACAACATAGCTCAACGTGTTTATGCTCTTCTTGAAGATTATTATAAGGACAATAGTACAGCATATATATTTACAGCTGATCATGGAATGAGTGATAAAG GTAGTCATGGAGATGGGCATCCTTCAAATACTGATACTCCCCTTGTTGTTTGGGGAGCAGGTGTCAAATATCCCAAGCCAATTTCTAGAGATGGCCATTCTGATCATGATTTTCATTTTGTTGATGAACATACCCATGACATGCCAACGCCAGTAGATTGGGGCCTGAATGGGATTGAAAGGGTGGATGTGAATCAAGCTGATATTGCACCCCTCATG TCTACGCTTCTTGGTTTACCATGCCCTGTTAACTCAGTTGGAAATTTACCACTTGGATATGTTGATATGATTGAG GCAGAGGAAGTTGAAGCTGTGCTAGCTAATACAAAGCAAATCCTCAACCAGTTTCTTCGCAAATCAC AAATAAAGCAGTCAAACTCATTATATTTCAAGCCATTTAAACCACtgagtcaacatttctctctgtTGGAACACATTGAATATCTAATATCTGTAAGAGACTATCAAATTGCAATGAGTCTGACCCAAAAGCTCAGAAGCTTGGCACTGCAAGGACTTCATTACTTTCAAACGTATGATTGGCTGATGCTGATGACTGTAATTACTCTTGGATATCTTGGTTGGATGGTCTATCTCATTTTGCATGTGCTTCAATCTTATACTTCACTGGCAGAAAAGATATTGAAGATGGAGCAAGCTACAGagcagaaaaataaaattggaAAA gtgtatctgtttggaTGCCTGTTGATGGGAGCAATTTTTGTTCTATTATATGTGGAGCATTCACCTCCTCTATACCACGCATACTTTGCAATGACAGTGTTTCTTTGGACCCAGATACTCAGTGAATGTCGGTTTGTAAAAGCATTGTGGAGACATTTAAGTGGGAAAAAGTTCAATTATGCCATTAAACTTTTAGCTACCTGTGCCATATCAATAATATTCCTAGAATTCCTG GTGAATAGTTTCACAGAGAGGAAACTCTACACCTGGTGCTTCTTAATTGTGGGAATTATagcttctctttatcttttcaaATCAATTCGGTGGAGATCTGGGATACCAATTTTCATTTGTTTTGCCTGTTGGTGTCTGTCTGTTTTTACTTTGATGCCAGCAGAAATACCAGATAATAATGAACTAGT AATTGCAGGTGGAGTTATAATTGTCACAGTTGGAGCAGCAGCAAGGTGGCTAGATCAACATTCTGAAGGGAATAAACATTGGTCAAGTATCTGTTATCATGAAACAGATAAATCCAGGCATTCCATGCTATTTTACGTACAG GTTCTTTTAGTTGGATTATCATCAATTATGGTGTCATTGTCAACGTCTCACAGAACAGAGAAGCAAGAACTGCATTCAATACACCAGTTAATAAATTGGACTCTTGCGG GTTTCTCAATGGTTCTCCCACTTTTCTCAGAAAATGGTCTATTGTCACGACTGACTTCCATATTTCTTGGTTTTGCACCCACATTCCTGCTTCTATCTATTGG ATATGAAGCTGTCTTTTATGGTGCACTTGCTCTTGTACTTATGGCATGGATACTATTTGAGAACACAATTCTTCACTTAACTAAGGGGAAAAAATTTTCAAAGCTTGAGGAACACACTACGTTAGAAAATGAAAG ATGGTTTTGTTTAATGTTGCTTTCTTTGGAACGGGGAATTTTGCAAGTATTGCAAGTTTTGAGATTTCATCTGTCTATCGATTCATCACCGTCTTCAGT CCTTTTTTGA
- the LOC110659223 gene encoding uncharacterized protein LOC110659223 isoform X1, which produces MGGSDGILGRKEGEGMISEARRRKKWLKRRERWLVILGVILHAVYMLSIFDIYFKTPIVHGMDPVKPRFKAPAKRLVLLVADGLRADKFFEPDSEGNYRAPFLRSIIKNKGRWGVSHARPPTESRPGHVAIIAGFYEDPSAVTKGWKANPVEFDSVFNRSRHTFSYGSPDIVPIFCGALEHSTWETYPHEFEDFATDASFLDEWSFDQFQSLLNRSNEDPKLKELLLQDNLVIFLHLLGCDSNGHAHRPFSSIYLNNVKVVDNIAQRVYALLEDYYKDNSTAYIFTADHGMSDKGSHGDGHPSNTDTPLVVWGAGVKYPKPISRDGHSDHDFHFVDEHTHDMPTPVDWGLNGIERVDVNQADIAPLMSTLLGLPCPVNSVGNLPLGYVDMIEAEEVEAVLANTKQILNQFLRKSQIKQSNSLYFKPFKPLSQHFSLLEHIEYLISVRDYQIAMSLTQKLRSLALQGLHYFQTYDWLMLMTVITLGYLGWMVYLILHVLQSYTSLAEKILKMEQATEQKNKIGKVYLFGCLLMGAIFVLLYVEHSPPLYHAYFAMTVFLWTQILSECRFVKALWRHLSGKKFNYAIKLLATCAISIIFLEFLVNSFTERKLYTWCFLIVGIIASLYLFKSIRWRSGIPIFICFACWCLSVFTLMPAEIPDNNELVIAGGVIIVTVGAAARWLDQHSEGNKHWSSICYHETDKSRHSMLFYVQVLLVGLSSIMVSLSTSHRTEKQELHSIHQLINWTLAGFSMVLPLFSENGLLSRLTSIFLGFAPTFLLLSIGYEAVFYGALALVLMAWILFENTILHLTKGKKFSKLEEHTTLENERCLQLSDMRIPLVFMVLFNVAFFGTGNFASIASFEISSVYRFITVFSPFLMAALLIFKLFIPFMLVICVFSAITKLLQVPLLGFYFLVILFSDVMTVHFFFLVRNTGSWMEIGNSISHFGIVSAQVVFVLLLFALTNVYTKDIRIRSDSLSSRKAV; this is translated from the exons ATGGGGGGCAGCGATGGGATCTTGGGGCGCAAAGAAGGTGAAGGAATGATATCAGAAGCACGCAGAAGAAAGAAATGGCTTAAGAGGCGAGAGAGATGGCTTGTAATACTTGGTGTGATCCTTCACGCTGTCTATATGTTAAGTATCTTCGATATTTACTTCAAGACCCCAATTGTCCATGGCATGGATCCTGTCAAACCTCGCTTCAAGGCCCCAGCGAAACGTCTTGTACTCCTTGTTG CGGATGGTTTACGTGCTGATAAGTTTTTTGAGCCGGATTCAGAGGGAAATTACAGAGCTCCATTTTTGAGGAGTATAATTAAAAACAAAGGCAGATGGGGAGTTTCTCATGCTCGACCCCCTACAGAATCAAGGCCTGGACACGTTGCTATAATCGCTGGTTTTTATGAGGACCCTAGTGCAGTCACAAAAG GCTGGAAAGCTAATCCAGTTGAGTTTGATTCAGTTTTTAACCGAAGCAGGCATACATTTTCTTATGGTAGCCCTGATATTGTCCCAATATTCTGTGGCGCCTTGGAACACAGTACATGGGAGACCTACCCTCATGAATTTGAAGACTTTGCAACTG ATGCTTCCTTTTTGGATGAGTGGTCTTTTGATCAATTTCAGAGCCTTCTGAATAGGTCCAATGAAGACCCAAAGTTGAAGGAGTTACTTCTACAGGATAATCTTGTTATATTTCTGCATCTACTTGGCTGTGATTCAAACGGTCATGCTCATCGGCCCTTTTCATCCATCTATCTCAATAATGTTAAGGTTGTAGACAACATAGCTCAACGTGTTTATGCTCTTCTTGAAGATTATTATAAGGACAATAGTACAGCATATATATTTACAGCTGATCATGGAATGAGTGATAAAG GTAGTCATGGAGATGGGCATCCTTCAAATACTGATACTCCCCTTGTTGTTTGGGGAGCAGGTGTCAAATATCCCAAGCCAATTTCTAGAGATGGCCATTCTGATCATGATTTTCATTTTGTTGATGAACATACCCATGACATGCCAACGCCAGTAGATTGGGGCCTGAATGGGATTGAAAGGGTGGATGTGAATCAAGCTGATATTGCACCCCTCATG TCTACGCTTCTTGGTTTACCATGCCCTGTTAACTCAGTTGGAAATTTACCACTTGGATATGTTGATATGATTGAG GCAGAGGAAGTTGAAGCTGTGCTAGCTAATACAAAGCAAATCCTCAACCAGTTTCTTCGCAAATCAC AAATAAAGCAGTCAAACTCATTATATTTCAAGCCATTTAAACCACtgagtcaacatttctctctgtTGGAACACATTGAATATCTAATATCTGTAAGAGACTATCAAATTGCAATGAGTCTGACCCAAAAGCTCAGAAGCTTGGCACTGCAAGGACTTCATTACTTTCAAACGTATGATTGGCTGATGCTGATGACTGTAATTACTCTTGGATATCTTGGTTGGATGGTCTATCTCATTTTGCATGTGCTTCAATCTTATACTTCACTGGCAGAAAAGATATTGAAGATGGAGCAAGCTACAGagcagaaaaataaaattggaAAA gtgtatctgtttggaTGCCTGTTGATGGGAGCAATTTTTGTTCTATTATATGTGGAGCATTCACCTCCTCTATACCACGCATACTTTGCAATGACAGTGTTTCTTTGGACCCAGATACTCAGTGAATGTCGGTTTGTAAAAGCATTGTGGAGACATTTAAGTGGGAAAAAGTTCAATTATGCCATTAAACTTTTAGCTACCTGTGCCATATCAATAATATTCCTAGAATTCCTG GTGAATAGTTTCACAGAGAGGAAACTCTACACCTGGTGCTTCTTAATTGTGGGAATTATagcttctctttatcttttcaaATCAATTCGGTGGAGATCTGGGATACCAATTTTCATTTGTTTTGCCTGTTGGTGTCTGTCTGTTTTTACTTTGATGCCAGCAGAAATACCAGATAATAATGAACTAGT AATTGCAGGTGGAGTTATAATTGTCACAGTTGGAGCAGCAGCAAGGTGGCTAGATCAACATTCTGAAGGGAATAAACATTGGTCAAGTATCTGTTATCATGAAACAGATAAATCCAGGCATTCCATGCTATTTTACGTACAG GTTCTTTTAGTTGGATTATCATCAATTATGGTGTCATTGTCAACGTCTCACAGAACAGAGAAGCAAGAACTGCATTCAATACACCAGTTAATAAATTGGACTCTTGCGG GTTTCTCAATGGTTCTCCCACTTTTCTCAGAAAATGGTCTATTGTCACGACTGACTTCCATATTTCTTGGTTTTGCACCCACATTCCTGCTTCTATCTATTGG ATATGAAGCTGTCTTTTATGGTGCACTTGCTCTTGTACTTATGGCATGGATACTATTTGAGAACACAATTCTTCACTTAACTAAGGGGAAAAAATTTTCAAAGCTTGAGGAACACACTACGTTAGAAAATGAAAGGTGCCTACAGCTTTCTGATATGAGAATTCCATTAGTTTTT ATGGTTTTGTTTAATGTTGCTTTCTTTGGAACGGGGAATTTTGCAAGTATTGCAAGTTTTGAGATTTCATCTGTCTATCGATTCATCACCGTCTTCAGT CCTTTTTTGATGGCAGCTCTTCTTATTTTCAAGTTATTCATACCGTTCATGCTTGTTAT ATGTGTTTTTAGTGCAATAACCAAACTACTGCAAGTTCCACTGTTGGGATTTtattttctggttatattattttcAGATGTGATGACTGTCCACTTCTTCTTCCTG GTAAGAAATACAGGAAGCTGGATGGAAATTGGTAACAGCATCAGCCATTTTGGTATAGTGAGTGCTCAAGTTGTGTTTGTGCTATTACTTTTTGCCCTCACAAATGTTTACACAAAAGACATCCGAATTAGATCAGATAGCTTATCCTCTAGGAAGGCAGTGTAA